The sequence atatttcttaaaaactaatcatatttttaaatgataatAGCTACATAAAGGTATCATTCTTTTTTCATTAGTTAACGGCTTAAATAGTCGTCTCTTGGCTATAAGTATATCATTTTGACCATTGCCATTTAACTTTTCATTTCTATGACAAATATCTCCCGTTTGtaaaccaaatttatttttcgcTTTAATTATTACCGGACGacaaccggcaaatttaaaacgtATATTGCCAGCACgatttaaattcatattaatCGGTTTCAGGTCCGGAAATACTTCATTTATACATGGTTTGGGCTTTAAAGCCTTATTGGGATCATCACCATGACACATGGCTGCCGCTAGGGTGCTCCATTCCAAGCGTCTTACACCTAGCTTAGGATTAAACTTAAATGTGGCTGGCTTGCGTCTGACATAAcgataatttaataatttctcaTAATACTGAGCATGGTGAATCATAAATGGTTGCAATTTATCGCCTCCACATACAAAATCTAACCATTCATAGAGGAAGATATCGTCGCGACCTTGTAGGAAAACCGCTGAAAGCTAAaccaaatatgaataaatattttttaatttcgttaAAAACAACTTACCGCAAACTCATTCCAGAGAGGTTCGGGTATATCATCGGCTTTTAGTTTGTACAAAAATGGTATAAATTCACGAAAAGCATATTCTCCCAGGGCTATGAGACCGCGTACAGCACGACTTATGTAATTGTAATCTATAGtgaagtataaattaaaattaatatacatacataattgtaaaaaatataaaaattaattaaaaatcttgGTGAAAAAagcaaaatcggtttaaaaaatcttgaaacatttgtttggctgaaaaacaaatttttgacgaaaaataattttggtcaaaaactacttttttgttgaaaacaatttCACCGTTTATTGTAATATTGATTAAACACTACTTACCCCTTTCAGTACTTATGAAACGTCCCTCAAAAAATCTCTCCAATCTCCGTGTCACATGATATAAACATTCACTTTGGAAATAGCCATTAATTGCAGCCAAATGTCCCAATGTTTCACATAAATCATCCACTAGCTTTACATCAACTGGGGAGGCAAAATACTGCGAAGTTTGATAATTACCAGCTGCGCTAGCATCAGTAGTGCTGCAGCCATTAATTTCCTCTTCATCCATATCTGGTTGCAGCTTATATATTTTCTCCGCATTAGTGTTATTTGTTTCAAGGTTTTCTATGGTCGACTGAGTATGATCCAGAAACTCTGAATCCAGATTATCCATTTCAACTTTAATTGTATTTTCAGCAGTTGAATCTTCTGTTTTATTATTCGAGGCAGCAGATGCTTGTACTTTAATGCTTTCATAGGGTGCCAATAGTTGACATATGAGAATTTCAGCCAAGTGGAAATATTCTTCTCGACAATCAACATCTCGACACTGAGGATTTGAGGATAGGGCTCTAAGCAAACGCCAGCAACGTTGACACATATCAGGACTTTGTTTAAAGGCTATAATTTGTATGA comes from Calliphora vicina chromosome 2, idCalVici1.1, whole genome shotgun sequence and encodes:
- the Saf6 gene encoding uncharacterized protein Saf6, with amino-acid sequence MKTSTTQQNEDTPKTTQTKSTKKSTKARTKSTKLEINSSGGGNSSKNATGNLASSTATAQLVTQQQQSNQTNQLNLVTTPTTPTSSLMAGGGMGGTGNMFESSMQQHGSGGISGGSGGRDELNTTARSNHKSYAGLEPRSIKIIWEQHDQSDVELSGDVCARVAEDASYRLWELINNIKTYARHSGGNITYDLVNEVVRDSDIPPCLGAMDSDWDRIEYDGSYFFYSDKIIELRDEYQKDVTFNLAQGADFKCSWPIEDKHMENLKKYVPAFIYVALNASTDDLDVVLTEAACSPLMGNSYRLLLTKIIQIIAFKQSPDMCQRCWRLLRALSSNPQCRDVDCREEYFHLAEILICQLLAPYESIKVQASAASNNKTEDSTAENTIKVEMDNLDSEFLDHTQSTIENLETNNTNAEKIYKLQPDMDEEEINGCSTTDASAAGNYQTSQYFASPVDVKLVDDLCETLGHLAAINGYFQSECLYHVTRRLERFFEGRFISTERDYNYISRAVRGLIALGEYAFREFIPFLYKLKADDIPEPLWNEFALSAVFLQGRDDIFLYEWLDFVCGGDKLQPFMIHHAQYYEKLLNYRYVRRKPATFKFNPKLGVRRLEWSTLAAAMCHGDDPNKALKPKPCINEVFPDLKPINMNLNRAGNIRFKFAGCRPVIIKAKNKFGLQTGDICHRNEKLNGNGQNDILIAKRRLFKPLTNEKRMIPLCSYYHLKI